Part of the Pseudomonas baltica genome is shown below.
AAGCCCGGACGGCGAAGCAGGGGCGCGGCTACATCAAGCAGGCGCTGCCAACGACGGCGCGGCTGCCACAGCGCTGACTCGGCAGGTTGGGTGTGGCCACGGCTGGATAATTGATCGAAGGCGGTCATGGTTCAAGTCACCTTGGGGGCGTGAGTGATACGCGGGTCGAGCACCGGATAGAGCAGGTCGACCAGCAGATTGACCAGTACGAAGGCCGCGGCGGACACCGTCACGATCCCCAGTACCACCGGAATGTCCTGACGCATCACGGCTTCCTGGACCAGGCGGCCGACACCGTTGCGCGCGAAGATGGTTTCGACCAGTACGGCGCCGGACACCGTGTTGCCGACCTGCAGGCCGATAAGGGTCAGCAGCGGCAATGCAGCGTTGCGCAGACCGTGGCGTGCCTGCACTTGCGCGCGGCTCAGGCCCTTGGCGTAGGCGGTGACGATGTAGGGTTCACGCGACACATCGGCGAAGCCGCGCTGCAGCACTTGCGCATACACCGCGGCGCTGGGAATCGCCAGAGTCACGGCGGGGAGGACCAGACTCGAAAAGCCGATGCTGCCCGTGGACGGGAACCAGCCCAGGCCGAATGCGAATACCTGGATCAGCAACAAGCCCATCCAGAACACCGGCACCGAAAAGCCCAAGGCCGGCAAGCGGGCAAGCGCGGTTTTCAACGGCTGCCAGCGCACATAGGCGGCCAGGTAGGCCAGGCCGATACCACCGAACAACGACAGGAGGATCGCGAAGCCGGCCAGCGACAGCGTCTGCGGCAGGCGTTCGGCGAGGATCGAGGTCACCGGCCGATTGAGCGTCAGCGATTGCCCCAGATCGCCGTGCAACACGCCCCAGAGCAAGTGCACATAGCGCTGGATCAATCCTTGGTCGAGGCCGTAATAGGCGCGAGCCTTGGCCAACTGCTCGGGCGACAGTGAGTCGACCTCCATTCCGGACGCACTGAGCATGATCGACAACGGATCGCCGGGCAGCAGGTACAGGATGAAATAGGTGACCGTATAGGCGCCCCACAGCACCAGCCCGGCTTGGGCGATCCGACCGAGCAGGTAGCGCTTCATGGCTTGATCTCGATGTCGTTGAGGAACGCGAAGCCCTCGGCGCTCCAGTGGAAGTTCTGCACCCGCTTGGCGGTGGCGGCCTGCCAGACGCGTTCGTAGACCGGAATCGCCGAGCCTTGGTCGATCAACAGATCCTGCAAACCGTCATAGGCCTGGGCACGTTGTTCGGAGGTGGTCGCGGTGAGGCCGGCGTCGAACAATGCGGTCGCCTGGCCAAGGATCGCCGGTGGGTAGATGTTGGTGGCCACGGTTGCGCTGTAGGCGCTGCGTGGGTCGAGGATTGTTTGCAGGATGATTGGATCGGCGCGCGTCATGTAGGTGGACGTCAGGTCGTAGTTGCCTGAGGCATTGGCCGCCGCCCATTCGGCTTTGGTCTGCACGCGCAGCTTGAGGTCGACGCCGATCTTGCGCAGCTGGTCCTGGATCAGCACGTCGCCTGGGGTCTCTTTGATGGCCAGGTTGTCGACCAGGGTCAAACGCTTGCCATCCTTGGCGCGGTAGCCGTCGGCACCTTTGAGCCAGCCGGCCTTGTCGAGCAATTGTTCGGCGCCTTGCGGGTCGTAGCCGAGTTTGGCGCCTTGACTGCGGAAATACGGGGTGCTGACGTCGAACACGCCATCGACCACCGGGAAGTCCTGGCTGTACACGGTGCTGGCGTAGGTCTTGCGGTCGATGGCCTTGAGCAGCGCCAGGCGCACGTTGATGTCCGCCAGAATGCGCGTGCCACTGGTGTTGGGGTACAGATTCAGCGCCGGGCCGGGCAGCGAACGGCTCTGGATGGTAGCGCCCTTGCTCTGGAACAACTTGAGATCGACCTCCGAAAACGGATCGCGCGGCCACAGAATGTCCACTTGGCCCTGTACGAATTGGCCGTTGCGTACGCTTTCTTCCGGTACATAGGTGACATCGATCGCGGCCAGGTGCGCTTCGCCCTGGTTCTGTACGTTGGCCGACGCCCAGGCGTAGCCTTTGCGCCGGGTCAGGCGCAGACCGGATTCGGGGGTGTAGTGGTCGAGGACGAACGGGCCAGTGCCGATGATCGCACCCAGCGAGCGCTCCTTGGCCGTCTTGCGATAGGACTCCGGGGCCAGGATCGCCAGGTTGGTGGTCGAGGTCGCCTGCAGGAATCCGGCGTTGGGCTTTGCCAGCACCAGCTTGACGGTCAGCGGATCAATCACTTCAGCGTGGTCATAACCGGCCAGATAGGTGGCGCCAAAGGCGCTGGGCAGGGCGGCTGCGAAGGCTTTGTCGGTATCGAAGGCGGTTTTTACCGCTTGGGCATCGAAGGCTTCACCGTTACTGAACGTCACGCCCTTGCGCAGGTGGAAGGTGTATTCGCGAGCATCAGCGCTGATATCCCAGCGTTCGGCGAGCCAAGGAATGATCTTGCCCGTTTGCGGGTCCTGGTCGGTCAATGATTCGGCAATGTTGCGCAGTACGACGCGGTGCTCGAGCCAATAGACCTGAAAGGGATCGAGGCTCACCAACTGGGTGTTGTCCGAGAAGAAGGCGATCTTCAAGGTACTGGCAGCCTGCGCATCGGCCTGCGAGGGCGAGCAGCCAGGCAAGGCCGCGGCGCCCGTCAGCAGCATGGTCAGAGCCATTGCGGTGCGGGGCGCGGTGGCGCAGGCCAGGGAACGGTGCAGGAAGGGGATGAGCATAGCGAGCGTAGTCCATCGCGTCTGACGCTGGCCCGTGGAAGGGGTGCAGGTTCGATAGCGTTAAAGTGGGTTAGTGGGCGTGACGCGGTCGTCTGCGCTCGATGATATTTGCATAAAAGATGTCAGTGAAATTCTATTTAGAAATATGCATATTATTCTCGGCCCGCATCTATGGCCGACAAAACATGCAATTAACTGATTTCTAAACCCTCTCTGGCGAGAGGCTTGCTTCCGACCGTCGGTGCCTTCGCACCGACCAGGTTTTGATGCCTGTTTTCGGCACCGCACGCGCAGTACCCGCGCTACTGGGTAAAAGCGCTGCGCCCCGCGGCAGCCAGCACCACATCATCCTGCGGGGTATGCACCCGGCTACACAACACATTGCGAAAGTGCCGTTCCAGCGGGTTTTTTCGCGACAGGCCAGGGTTGCCTGCGGCCTCGATGGCCAACTCCACCGCCTTGATCGCGTTGGTACTGACCAGTTGCTTGAGCTGGCCCGCGTGCCCCGAAGCCATATGCCCGGCAGCGGCGCTGTCGAGCACGTGGCGGTTGGTAAACAGCAGGGTATCGATACGCCCGACCACTTCCTGGAAGCGTGGCAGCGTCGACAGCGGCTTGCCGAGGTTGGTCGGCACTCGTTCTTGCAGAAACGACACCAGCCAGTCCCGGGCCGCATGGGCCACGGCGTCGTACAGGCTGCCCAGCAGCACCGACATCCACAGCAAGCCCTCGCCATCGAGCACCGCCTGCGGCGCGCTGGCCGGATTGACTGACACCGCGTGATCGAGCGGCAGCAGTACCTCGTCGAACTCGACGCGGTGGCTGCAAGTGGCGCGCATGCCCAGGTGATCCCATTCGTCGATGATGCGTACGCCCGGGCTGTCTTTGTGCACCAGAAAACCACCCACCAGCGGATCGGCATCATCACTGCGCGCCCACACCAGGTACCAGGTCAAGCCATGGCTGCCAGTGCAATATTGTTTGCTGCCACTCAGG
Proteins encoded:
- a CDS encoding acyl-CoA dehydrogenase family protein; translated protein: MTLSAALFSPAPQSLDLDAVLASVTETLAATAAEQDRLGTFPAANFALLHSHGLLSLTVPKALGGSGSDLPTARKVIAAVAKGEPSTALILIMQYLQHLRLQDDQRWPAPLRQRLGRDAVENGALVNAFRVEPDLGTPARGGLPATIARRTAEGWRLSGSKQYCTGSHGLTWYLVWARSDDADPLVGGFLVHKDSPGVRIIDEWDHLGMRATCSHRVEFDEVLLPLDHAVSVNPASAPQAVLDGEGLLWMSVLLGSLYDAVAHAARDWLVSFLQERVPTNLGKPLSTLPRFQEVVGRIDTLLFTNRHVLDSAAAGHMASGHAGQLKQLVSTNAIKAVELAIEAAGNPGLSRKNPLERHFRNVLCSRVHTPQDDVVLAAAGRSAFTQ
- a CDS encoding ABC transporter permease, which produces MKRYLLGRIAQAGLVLWGAYTVTYFILYLLPGDPLSIMLSASGMEVDSLSPEQLAKARAYYGLDQGLIQRYVHLLWGVLHGDLGQSLTLNRPVTSILAERLPQTLSLAGFAILLSLFGGIGLAYLAAYVRWQPLKTALARLPALGFSVPVFWMGLLLIQVFAFGLGWFPSTGSIGFSSLVLPAVTLAIPSAAVYAQVLQRGFADVSREPYIVTAYAKGLSRAQVQARHGLRNAALPLLTLIGLQVGNTVSGAVLVETIFARNGVGRLVQEAVMRQDIPVVLGIVTVSAAAFVLVNLLVDLLYPVLDPRITHAPKVT
- a CDS encoding ABC transporter substrate-binding protein is translated as MALTMLLTGAAALPGCSPSQADAQAASTLKIAFFSDNTQLVSLDPFQVYWLEHRVVLRNIAESLTDQDPQTGKIIPWLAERWDISADAREYTFHLRKGVTFSNGEAFDAQAVKTAFDTDKAFAAALPSAFGATYLAGYDHAEVIDPLTVKLVLAKPNAGFLQATSTTNLAILAPESYRKTAKERSLGAIIGTGPFVLDHYTPESGLRLTRRKGYAWASANVQNQGEAHLAAIDVTYVPEESVRNGQFVQGQVDILWPRDPFSEVDLKLFQSKGATIQSRSLPGPALNLYPNTSGTRILADINVRLALLKAIDRKTYASTVYSQDFPVVDGVFDVSTPYFRSQGAKLGYDPQGAEQLLDKAGWLKGADGYRAKDGKRLTLVDNLAIKETPGDVLIQDQLRKIGVDLKLRVQTKAEWAAANASGNYDLTSTYMTRADPIILQTILDPRSAYSATVATNIYPPAILGQATALFDAGLTATTSEQRAQAYDGLQDLLIDQGSAIPVYERVWQAATAKRVQNFHWSAEGFAFLNDIEIKP